A single genomic interval of Streptococcus oralis subsp. dentisani harbors:
- a CDS encoding acyl carrier protein, translated as MAVFEKVQEIIVEELGKDASEVTLESTFDDLDADSLDLFQVISEIEDAFDIQIEAEDNLKTVGDLVAYVEEQTK; from the coding sequence ATGGCAGTATTTGAAAAAGTACAAGAAATTATCGTTGAAGAACTTGGGAAAGACGCATCAGAAGTAACACTTGAATCAACTTTTGATGATTTGGATGCAGATTCATTGGACTTGTTCCAAGTAATCTCTGAAATCGAAGATGCTTTCGATATCCAAATCGAAGCAGAAGATAACTTGAAAACAGTTGGTGACTTGGTTGCCTACGTTGAAGAGCAAACAAAATAA
- the fabK gene encoding enoyl-[acyl-carrier-protein] reductase FabK has protein sequence MKTRITELLNIDYPIFQGGMAWVADGDLAGAVSKAGGLGIIGGGNAPKEVVKANIDKIKSLTDKPFGVNIMLLSPFVEDIVDLVIEEGVKVVTTGAGNPSKYMTRFHDAGITVIPVVPSVALAKRMEKIGADAVIAEGMEAGGHIGKLTTMTLVRQVAAAVSIPVIAAGGIADGEGVAAGFMLGAEAVQVGTRFVVAKESNAHPKYKEKILKARDIDTTISAQHFGHAVRAIKNQLTRDFEQAEKDAFKQENPDLEIFEQMGAGALAKAVVHGDVEGGSVMAGQIAGLVSKEETVEEILKDLYYGAAKKIQEEASRWAGVVRND, from the coding sequence ATGAAAACACGTATTACAGAATTACTGAACATTGATTATCCTATTTTTCAAGGAGGAATGGCCTGGGTTGCAGACGGCGACTTGGCTGGTGCAGTATCAAAAGCTGGTGGTCTAGGAATCATTGGTGGTGGGAATGCACCTAAAGAGGTCGTAAAGGCTAATATCGATAAAATCAAATCACTTACGGACAAACCTTTTGGTGTCAACATCATGCTCTTGTCACCTTTTGTAGAAGACATCGTTGATCTCGTGATTGAAGAAGGGGTCAAGGTGGTTACAACTGGTGCAGGAAATCCAAGTAAATACATGACTCGTTTCCATGATGCAGGAATTACAGTTATTCCTGTTGTTCCAAGTGTTGCTTTAGCAAAACGCATGGAAAAAATTGGTGCAGATGCAGTTATTGCAGAGGGAATGGAAGCCGGTGGACATATTGGTAAATTAACAACGATGACCTTGGTTCGCCAAGTTGCTGCAGCTGTTTCAATTCCGGTTATCGCAGCTGGAGGAATTGCCGACGGTGAAGGTGTCGCTGCAGGCTTTATGCTTGGTGCAGAGGCTGTTCAAGTTGGTACGCGTTTCGTAGTAGCCAAGGAATCTAACGCCCATCCAAAATACAAGGAAAAAATCTTAAAAGCGCGTGATATCGATACGACTATCTCAGCTCAACATTTTGGACATGCTGTTCGCGCCATTAAAAATCAGTTGACACGTGACTTTGAACAGGCTGAAAAGGATGCCTTTAAACAAGAAAATCCAGATTTAGAAATTTTTGAGCAAATGGGAGCTGGTGCTCTTGCTAAAGCCGTTGTTCATGGAGATGTAGAAGGTGGATCCGTCATGGCAGGTCAGATCGCTGGTTTGGTTTCTAAAGAGGAAACTGTCGAAGAAATCCTAAAAGATCTATACTATGGCGCTGCCAAAAAAATTCAAGAAGAAGCCTCTCGTTGGGCAGGAGTTGTAAGAAATGACTAA